In the Bradyrhizobium guangzhouense genome, one interval contains:
- a CDS encoding DUF2235 domain-containing protein gives MDHAGKPEPKNLVICCDGTGNEISENISNVLKLYRCLRKTDKTQPRQVVFYDPGVGTVTEPSTWHQIKADVNLVLGLATGYGLDDNVLNAYCFLVEHYAAGDKIFLFGFSRGAYTVRVLAGLIHKIGLISPEQKNLAGSGMVAYKQFSDTGRGNIVEDLKDVAVDEQGPLPKDAFDLAAQFARITSTRWATIHFIGVWDTVASVIVPRRENFFFVFSMEELAFTRVNPSVAIFRQAIAIDERRRMFRLNKYEEPQDFWSNRYVRDEKKVPQDILQVWFAGVHSDVGGGYPEAESGESKYPLIWMIEEAAKAGLNFNPRTVNQLAWGIQRKNSPFRYVPPGYADDKADQLHHSLTGAWWLLEFIPKSAKYREWPERKEFLGFYIPDGEPRLIPEGAHVHESVLKRMDVEPDYRPVNLPKQYVTVPMPVPPGVDLASPLPLAGEADALAERGG, from the coding sequence GTGGATCACGCAGGCAAACCCGAGCCGAAAAACCTCGTCATCTGCTGTGACGGCACCGGCAACGAGATCTCGGAGAACATCTCCAACGTCCTGAAGCTCTATCGCTGCCTGCGCAAGACCGACAAGACGCAGCCGCGGCAGGTGGTGTTTTACGATCCCGGGGTCGGCACGGTGACGGAGCCGTCGACGTGGCATCAGATCAAGGCCGACGTCAATCTGGTGCTGGGGCTCGCCACCGGCTACGGGCTCGATGACAACGTGCTCAACGCCTATTGCTTCCTGGTCGAGCATTACGCGGCCGGCGACAAGATCTTCCTGTTCGGCTTTTCGCGCGGGGCCTACACGGTGCGGGTGCTGGCGGGGCTGATCCACAAGATCGGGCTGATCTCGCCGGAGCAGAAGAACCTCGCGGGCTCGGGCATGGTCGCCTACAAGCAGTTTTCCGACACCGGGCGCGGCAACATCGTCGAGGACCTCAAGGACGTCGCCGTCGACGAGCAGGGGCCGCTGCCGAAGGACGCGTTCGACCTCGCGGCACAGTTCGCGCGCATCACCTCGACGCGCTGGGCGACGATCCACTTCATCGGCGTGTGGGACACGGTGGCGAGCGTGATCGTGCCGCGGCGGGAGAATTTCTTCTTCGTGTTCAGCATGGAGGAGCTCGCCTTCACGCGGGTCAACCCCAGCGTCGCCATCTTCCGCCAGGCGATCGCGATCGACGAGCGGCGGCGCATGTTCCGCCTCAACAAATACGAGGAGCCGCAGGACTTCTGGAGCAACCGCTACGTGCGAGACGAGAAGAAGGTGCCGCAGGACATTCTGCAGGTGTGGTTCGCCGGCGTGCATAGCGACGTCGGCGGCGGCTATCCGGAAGCCGAGAGCGGCGAATCGAAATATCCGCTGATCTGGATGATCGAGGAGGCGGCGAAGGCGGGGCTGAACTTCAATCCGCGCACTGTGAACCAGCTCGCCTGGGGCATCCAGCGCAAGAACTCGCCGTTCCGATACGTGCCGCCCGGCTACGCCGACGACAAGGCGGACCAGCTGCACCATTCGCTGACGGGGGCGTGGTGGCTGCTGGAGTTCATTCCGAAAAGCGCGAAGTACCGGGAGTGGCCGGAGCGGAAGGAATTTCTCGGCTTCTACATCCCCGACGGCGAGCCGCGCCTGATTCCCGAGGGCGCGCATGTGCATGAGAGCGTGTTGAAGCGGATGGACGTGGAGCCGGACTACCGGCCGGTGAATTTGCCGAAGCAGTATGTCACGGTGCCGATGCCGGTGCCGCCGGGGGTGGATCTTGCTTCGCCTCTCCCGCTTGCGGGAGAGGCCGACGCGCTCGCAGAGCGCGGCGGGTGA
- a CDS encoding DUF1488 family protein, with translation MPLTSGRFIGHEQDRGIIQFSMHDGAKEIPCAISTSAMDDLERGPKVATEHREAQFTRLRDRIETRAASKYRACEFEGTPPGIVLRSIDFRG, from the coding sequence ATGCCCCTCACCAGCGGCCGTTTCATCGGCCACGAGCAGGACCGCGGCATCATCCAGTTCTCCATGCACGACGGCGCGAAGGAAATCCCCTGCGCCATCTCGACCTCCGCCATGGACGATCTCGAACGCGGCCCGAAAGTCGCCACCGAGCACCGCGAAGCCCAGTTCACCCGCCTCCGCGACCGCATCGAAACCCGCGCCGCCAGCAAATACCGCGCCTGCGAATTCGAGGGCACCCCGCCGGGGATCGTGCTGCGGAGCATTGATTTTCGGGGGTAG
- a CDS encoding DUF433 domain-containing protein produces the protein MGIGFYTVPEAARLLKIAPLNIRRWLGGYRFTQGDKTVDMPPLWKPQLPPYDHHMELGFRDLIELRVIKSFLDAGLSILTVRNCLEYARGLAGDDHPFSTRRFRTDGRTIFLESLRRTGEDEVLDLKSHQYVIKKVIDRTFKDLDISQDIVTRWRPFEGKQSIVIDPSRAFGQPITNNYGVPTITLADAVKAEGSVERVSKLYDVSPSAVRDAVRFEKSLAA, from the coding sequence TTGGGGATCGGTTTTTACACTGTCCCCGAAGCCGCGCGGCTGCTTAAAATTGCGCCACTCAACATTCGGCGCTGGTTGGGCGGATATCGCTTCACGCAAGGCGACAAGACGGTAGACATGCCGCCGCTTTGGAAGCCTCAACTCCCGCCCTACGATCATCACATGGAGCTAGGCTTTCGGGATCTAATCGAATTGCGCGTTATCAAAAGCTTTCTTGACGCAGGCCTATCGATACTGACCGTTCGCAACTGCCTAGAGTATGCCCGCGGATTGGCTGGAGACGATCATCCGTTTTCAACTCGCCGCTTCCGAACTGACGGCCGTACCATCTTCCTAGAGAGTCTGCGCAGGACCGGCGAAGACGAGGTGCTCGACCTCAAGAGCCACCAATACGTAATCAAGAAGGTGATAGACCGCACCTTTAAAGACCTCGATATATCTCAAGACATCGTCACGCGCTGGCGACCATTCGAAGGCAAGCAGAGCATCGTCATCGATCCGAGCCGTGCCTTCGGACAGCCGATTACAAATAATTATGGCGTGCCGACCATAACCTTGGCAGATGCCGTTAAGGCTGAGGGCTCAGTGGAGCGTGTGAGCAAACTGTACGACGTCTCTCCTTCCGCGGTTCGGGACGCCGTCAGGTTTGAAAAATCCCTCGCTGCGTGA
- the rpmB gene encoding 50S ribosomal protein L28: MSRRCELTAKGPLVGHKVSHSNIKTKRRFLPNLVNVTFISEALERNVRLRVSTNAVKSVDHNGGLDAFLLKASADALSPRALELKRAIQKKVGDAPAKKAS; this comes from the coding sequence ATGTCTCGCCGCTGCGAACTGACGGCCAAGGGCCCCCTCGTCGGCCACAAGGTCAGCCACTCCAACATCAAGACCAAGCGCCGCTTCCTGCCGAACCTGGTCAACGTGACCTTCATCAGCGAAGCCCTGGAGCGCAACGTGCGCCTGCGCGTCTCCACCAACGCGGTGAAGAGCGTCGACCACAATGGCGGCCTCGACGCCTTCCTGCTCAAGGCCAGCGCCGACGCCCTGTCGCCGCGCGCACTCGAGCTGAAGCGCGCCATCCAGAAGAAGGTCGGCGACGCGCCGGCCAAGAAGGCCAGCTAA
- a CDS encoding DUF3108 domain-containing protein, producing the protein MAAGAGLVLAWAVDPAAAQGKLEAQYEASLSGIPVGRGAWNIDIQDDVFSAAASGGTTGILKSFAGGSGTGASQGRIVNGALVASAYQASTTTSKKTEEIHITLDKGNVKEFGIIPEPPVDPDRIVVTDAHRRGVFDPMTASLVRVPGTGDPVSPEACHGSAPIFDGRMRYELKLDFKRMETVKAEKGYHGPVVVCALYFVPIAGYIPDRPVIKYLAAQRNIEIALAPVAGTRVLVPFWLKVPTPLGPAMLEATSFITTAQPPRVAKTQ; encoded by the coding sequence CTGGCCGCTGGTGCCGGGCTGGTTTTGGCGTGGGCGGTGGATCCCGCGGCGGCGCAGGGCAAGCTCGAGGCGCAATATGAGGCGAGCTTATCGGGCATTCCGGTCGGCCGCGGCGCCTGGAACATCGATATCCAGGACGACGTGTTCTCGGCGGCGGCCTCCGGCGGCACCACCGGCATCCTGAAATCCTTCGCGGGCGGGTCCGGCACCGGCGCCTCGCAGGGGCGCATCGTCAATGGCGCGCTGGTCGCCTCGGCCTACCAGGCCTCCACCACCACCTCGAAGAAGACCGAGGAGATCCACATCACCCTGGACAAGGGTAATGTGAAGGAGTTCGGCATCATTCCGGAGCCGCCGGTCGACCCCGATCGTATCGTCGTCACCGACGCGCATCGCCGCGGCGTGTTCGATCCGATGACGGCCTCGCTGGTGCGGGTGCCAGGCACCGGCGATCCCGTGTCGCCGGAGGCCTGCCACGGATCGGCGCCGATCTTCGACGGCCGCATGCGCTACGAGCTCAAGCTCGATTTCAAGCGCATGGAGACGGTGAAGGCCGAGAAGGGCTATCACGGCCCCGTCGTGGTCTGCGCGCTCTATTTCGTGCCCATCGCCGGCTACATCCCCGACCGCCCGGTGATCAAATATCTCGCCGCCCAGCGCAACATCGAGATCGCGCTCGCGCCCGTCGCGGGCACCAGGGTGCTGGTTCCGTTCTGGCTGAAGGTGCCGACGCCCCTGGGGCCGGCGATGCTGGAAGCCACCAGCTTCATCACCACAGCCCAGCCGCCAAGGGTGGCGAAGACGCAGTAA
- a CDS encoding helicase-related protein, whose protein sequence is MAFPPSSFASERVASDRVPGAGVTAVLGPTNTGKTHLAIERMLAHSSGLIGLPLRLLAREVYNKIVARVGPEAVALVTGEEKIKPKSPRYWVSTVEAMPRDLDVSFLAVDEIQIASDLERGHVFTDRILNRRGRDETLLLGAATMRPIIERLLPGVSMITRPRLSQLEFAGDRKITRQPRRTAIVAFSADEVYAIAELIKRQHGGAAVVLGSLSPRTRNAQVEMFQNGDVDYLVATDAVGMGLNLDVDHVAFASDRKFDGFQFRRLTPAEFAQVAGRAGRATRNGTFGTTGRCGPFEPELVNALQNHIVDPVKMLQWRNSKLDFSSLGALQVSLNLAPGHETLTRAPIAEDMRVLDHAARDVEVRDIAHGKAAVERLWEACQVPDYRKLSPAAHAELVTTLYGFLMQKGCIPDSWFAAQIDQADRIDGDIDTLSARIAQIRTWTFVANRPDWLKDPERWQGTAREVENKLSDALHERLTERFVDRRTSVLMRRLRENTSLNTEIGKTGEVIVEGHVIGRLDGFTFAPDAAEAGSDAKALQAAAQAVLAGEINTRAEKLGNAPDDQFVLTSDGTIRWTGDAVARLVAAEEALHPRIRIISDERLTGGPREKVQARLELWLKTHIEKLLGPMFELSKAEDVTGIARGIAYQLVEALGVLERPKIANELKDLDQPSRATLRKYGVRFGAYHIYFPGILKPAARALAALLWALKQDNVDLSALSGAQHLASSGRTSFPVDKSLPRDAYRVLGYKQAGERAVRVDILERLADLIRPALAWRENSPGEKPAGAFDGRSFVVTQAMTSLTGSAGEDFASVLRALGYRMEKRAPLPPKPAAPVAAETPVAEASTEAPATEEAAAAPADAAIEAVTVEDAPGMEQHDEGAQEEPTLDASPEAPVTPEDAPGIAPPAEEAAAPAEAAAEAAPAETAATEAAASPDAAAPVEAAPAEASAAPAEPELVEVWRPGGRHEDRKPRHERHRHQRHHNQRPQAGAEAGAAPAEGEVAQSADGEKRNERHRHGGHRRDGGRDFRKPREGGADGAPRQEGRDDRNRRFEGKDRDNKDRDRNRDNKKFGGDRDKGRDNRGRDRDKGRDRRDRESGPSLRPYASSAAPRERDRPADPNSPFAKLAALKEQLSGRKE, encoded by the coding sequence ATGGCCTTTCCTCCCTCCTCCTTCGCTTCCGAGCGCGTGGCGTCCGATCGAGTTCCTGGCGCTGGCGTCACTGCGGTGCTCGGGCCGACCAACACCGGCAAGACCCATCTCGCCATCGAACGGATGCTCGCGCATTCCTCGGGGCTGATCGGCCTGCCGCTGCGCCTCTTGGCGCGCGAGGTCTATAACAAGATCGTCGCCCGGGTCGGCCCCGAGGCCGTGGCGCTGGTGACGGGCGAGGAGAAGATCAAGCCGAAATCGCCGCGCTATTGGGTCTCGACCGTCGAGGCGATGCCGCGCGATCTGGACGTCTCCTTCCTCGCCGTCGACGAGATCCAGATCGCCTCCGATCTCGAGCGCGGCCACGTCTTCACCGACCGCATCCTCAACCGCCGCGGCCGCGACGAGACGCTGCTGCTGGGCGCTGCGACCATGCGCCCGATCATCGAGCGGCTGTTGCCCGGCGTCTCCATGATCACGCGGCCGCGCCTGTCGCAGCTGGAATTCGCCGGCGACCGCAAGATCACGCGCCAGCCGCGCCGCACCGCCATCGTCGCCTTCTCCGCCGACGAGGTCTACGCCATCGCCGAGCTGATCAAGCGCCAGCACGGCGGCGCCGCCGTCGTGCTGGGCTCGCTCTCGCCGCGCACGCGCAATGCGCAGGTCGAGATGTTCCAGAACGGCGACGTCGATTATCTCGTCGCCACCGATGCCGTCGGCATGGGCCTCAATCTCGACGTCGACCACGTCGCCTTCGCCTCCGACCGCAAGTTCGACGGCTTTCAGTTCCGAAGGCTCACCCCGGCCGAGTTCGCGCAAGTCGCCGGCCGGGCCGGCCGTGCCACGCGCAACGGCACGTTTGGGACGACGGGGCGCTGCGGCCCGTTCGAGCCCGAGCTGGTGAACGCGCTGCAGAACCACATCGTCGATCCCGTGAAGATGCTGCAATGGCGCAATTCGAAGCTGGATTTCTCCTCGCTCGGCGCGCTGCAGGTTTCGCTGAACCTCGCCCCCGGCCACGAGACGCTGACGCGGGCGCCGATCGCCGAGGACATGCGCGTGCTCGACCACGCCGCCCGCGACGTCGAGGTGCGCGATATCGCGCATGGCAAGGCCGCCGTGGAGCGGCTCTGGGAGGCCTGCCAGGTCCCGGATTACCGGAAACTGTCGCCGGCCGCCCATGCCGAGCTGGTGACGACGCTCTACGGCTTCCTGATGCAGAAGGGCTGCATCCCCGATTCCTGGTTCGCGGCCCAGATCGACCAGGCCGACCGCATCGACGGCGACATCGACACGCTGTCGGCCCGGATCGCACAGATCCGCACCTGGACCTTCGTCGCCAACCGCCCGGACTGGCTGAAAGACCCCGAACGCTGGCAGGGGACCGCGCGGGAGGTCGAAAATAAATTATCGGATGCGCTCCATGAACGCTTGACTGAGCGTTTCGTTGATCGCCGGACCAGTGTATTGATGCGCCGCCTGCGGGAGAACACGAGCTTGAATACGGAAATCGGCAAGACCGGCGAAGTTATCGTCGAAGGCCATGTCATCGGCCGCCTCGATGGCTTCACCTTTGCACCGGATGCGGCGGAAGCCGGCTCCGATGCGAAAGCCTTGCAGGCTGCCGCGCAAGCGGTGCTCGCCGGCGAGATCAATACGCGCGCCGAAAAACTCGGCAACGCGCCGGACGACCAGTTCGTGCTGACCTCCGACGGCACCATCCGCTGGACCGGCGATGCGGTGGCGCGCCTCGTCGCCGCCGAAGAGGCGCTGCATCCGCGCATCCGCATCATCTCCGACGAACGCCTGACCGGTGGCCCTCGCGAAAAGGTGCAGGCGCGGCTCGAGCTCTGGCTCAAGACGCATATCGAAAAGCTGCTCGGGCCGATGTTCGAGCTGTCGAAGGCCGAGGACGTCACCGGCATTGCCCGCGGCATCGCCTACCAGCTCGTCGAGGCGCTTGGCGTGCTCGAGCGTCCCAAGATCGCCAATGAGCTGAAGGATCTCGATCAGCCTTCGCGCGCGACCTTGCGCAAATACGGCGTCCGCTTCGGCGCCTATCACATCTATTTCCCCGGCATTTTGAAGCCCGCCGCGCGTGCGCTCGCTGCGCTGTTGTGGGCGTTGAAGCAGGACAATGTCGATCTGTCGGCGCTGTCGGGCGCGCAGCATCTGGCGTCCTCGGGACGCACCTCGTTCCCGGTCGACAAGAGCTTGCCGCGCGATGCCTATCGCGTGCTCGGCTACAAGCAGGCCGGCGAGCGTGCCGTCCGCGTCGACATCCTGGAGCGCCTTGCGGACCTGATCCGTCCGGCGCTGGCTTGGCGCGAGAATTCGCCGGGCGAAAAGCCTGCCGGCGCGTTCGATGGCCGCAGCTTCGTGGTGACGCAGGCGATGACTTCGCTCACCGGCTCCGCCGGCGAGGATTTCGCCTCGGTGCTGCGCGCGCTTGGCTATCGCATGGAAAAGCGCGCGCCGCTGCCGCCGAAGCCTGCCGCGCCTGTTGCCGCGGAGACGCCGGTTGCCGAGGCCTCCACCGAGGCGCCTGCGACCGAAGAGGCGGCTGCTGCGCCCGCGGATGCCGCGATCGAAGCCGTCACCGTCGAAGACGCCCCCGGCATGGAGCAGCATGACGAGGGAGCGCAGGAAGAGCCCACGCTCGACGCTTCGCCCGAAGCGCCCGTCACACCCGAAGATGCCCCTGGCATCGCCCCGCCGGCGGAAGAGGCTGCAGCACCTGCCGAGGCTGCCGCAGAAGCCGCTCCCGCCGAGACCGCGGCCACGGAAGCTGCCGCATCTCCCGATGCTGCTGCGCCTGTCGAGGCAGCGCCTGCTGAAGCTTCCGCTGCACCGGCCGAGCCCGAGCTCGTCGAAGTCTGGCGTCCCGGCGGTCGTCACGAGGACCGCAAGCCGCGTCACGAGCGTCATCGCCATCAGCGTCACCACAATCAGCGACCGCAGGCTGGTGCTGAAGCTGGTGCCGCGCCCGCTGAGGGCGAGGTCGCGCAGTCGGCCGATGGCGAGAAGCGTAACGAGCGACATCGCCACGGTGGTCATCGTCGCGACGGCGGCAGGGATTTCCGCAAGCCGCGCGAGGGTGGTGCCGATGGCGCGCCGCGCCAGGAAGGGCGCGACGACAGGAACCGCCGCTTCGAAGGCAAGGACCGCGACAACAAGGACCGGGATCGCAATCGCGACAACAAGAAGTTCGGCGGCGATCGTGACAAGGGCCGCGACAACAGGGGCCGCGACCGCGACAAGGGCCGCGACCGCCGCGATCGCGAATCCGGTCCGTCGCTCCGTCCCTACGCCTCGAGCGCCGCCCCGCGTGAGCGCGATCGTCCGGCCGATCCGAACTCGCCTTTCGCCAAGCTCGCCGCGCTGAAGGAGCAGCTCTCGGGGCGCAAGGAGTAA
- a CDS encoding S4 domain-containing protein, which produces MVKARTSAAELVVTGHVRINGTREKSPGHAIKIGDVVTVALDRTVRVLKVTGFNERRGDAASARALYEELGDAKRN; this is translated from the coding sequence GTGGTGAAGGCGCGGACCTCGGCGGCTGAGCTCGTCGTAACGGGCCACGTCCGCATCAACGGCACGCGCGAGAAATCGCCGGGCCATGCGATCAAGATCGGCGACGTCGTCACCGTCGCGCTCGATCGCACTGTGCGCGTGCTCAAGGTGACCGGCTTCAACGAACGCCGCGGCGACGCCGCCTCGGCGCGCGCGCTTTACGAGGAGCTCGGCGACGCAAAGCGCAATTAA
- the fdxA gene encoding ferredoxin FdxA translates to MTYVVTENCIKCKYTDCVEVCPVDCFYEGENMLVIHPDECIDCGVCEPECPADAIKPDTEPGLEKWLEVNSEYAKSWPNITQKKESPADAEEFDGQAGKFEKYFSKNPGSGD, encoded by the coding sequence ATGACTTACGTCGTCACTGAAAACTGCATCAAGTGCAAGTACACCGACTGCGTCGAGGTCTGCCCCGTCGATTGTTTCTACGAGGGCGAGAACATGCTGGTCATCCATCCTGACGAATGCATCGATTGCGGCGTGTGCGAGCCGGAATGTCCGGCGGACGCCATCAAGCCGGACACCGAGCCGGGCCTGGAAAAGTGGCTTGAGGTGAACTCGGAATACGCCAAGAGCTGGCCGAATATCACCCAGAAGAAAGAATCGCCTGCCGACGCCGAGGAGTTCGACGGGCAGGCGGGCAAGTTCGAGAAATATTTTTCTAAGAACCCTGGCTCCGGAGACTAA
- a CDS encoding CarD family transcriptional regulator produces the protein MPNKTAKPAAKATVAKPAAAKAPAAKAPAAKPVAPKAPVAAAPAKAPVAAAKPAVKAAAPAPKVEEKKVVTQRQGFKANEFVVYPAHGVGQILAIEEQEIAGAKLELFVINFIKDKMTLRVPTAKVANVGMRKLSEPALVKKALETLKGRARVKRTMWSRRAQEYEAKINSGDIVAIAEVVRDLYRSESQPEQSYSERQLYEAALDRLSREIAVVQHSTETEAVKEIEAQLAKSPRRTNAKAEAADGEGETDAEGDTDDTDGDDTTVADEAA, from the coding sequence ATGCCTAACAAGACTGCCAAACCGGCCGCGAAAGCGACCGTTGCCAAGCCTGCTGCTGCCAAGGCTCCCGCTGCCAAGGCTCCCGCTGCCAAGCCCGTCGCTCCGAAGGCTCCCGTTGCTGCCGCCCCTGCCAAGGCCCCCGTTGCCGCTGCCAAGCCGGCCGTGAAGGCCGCCGCACCTGCGCCGAAGGTCGAGGAAAAGAAGGTCGTGACCCAGCGTCAGGGCTTCAAGGCCAATGAATTCGTCGTCTATCCCGCTCACGGCGTCGGCCAGATCCTGGCCATCGAGGAGCAGGAGATCGCCGGCGCGAAGCTCGAGCTGTTCGTCATCAACTTCATCAAGGACAAGATGACGCTGCGCGTTCCGACCGCCAAGGTCGCCAATGTCGGCATGCGCAAGCTGTCCGAGCCGGCGCTGGTGAAGAAAGCGCTGGAGACCCTCAAGGGCCGCGCCCGCGTCAAGCGCACCATGTGGTCGCGTCGCGCTCAGGAATACGAAGCGAAGATCAACTCGGGCGACATCGTCGCGATCGCGGAAGTCGTGCGCGACCTCTATCGCTCCGAGTCGCAGCCCGAGCAGTCCTACAGCGAACGCCAGCTCTATGAAGCGGCGCTCGATCGTCTGTCCCGCGAGATCGCGGTGGTGCAGCACTCGACCGAGACCGAAGCGGTCAAGGAAATCGAGGCCCAGCTCGCCAAGAGCCCGCGCCGCACCAATGCCAAGGCGGAAGCCGCCGACGGCGAAGGCGAGACGGATGCCGAGGGCGATACCGACGATACCGATGGCGACGACACCACCGTCGCCGACGAGGCCGCGTAA
- a CDS encoding adenylate/guanylate cyclase domain-containing protein produces the protein MLVERLGSSAALSRTRSQRDTETVQFAQAALEAGKKEGLQLAVRARYVALAVIACLLLAINPAWDQLYYVVLLGLFALIGWAQVRVGRVGVSRSELALLFCDLALLTFVIVVPNPFGTTRWPVAMQYHFGNFIYFFVLLAGATLAYSWRTVIAVGTWTAALWAIGVAWVWWQPDRDPALTARIAEAVGSDHRLLALISPTAIGFGLRIQEIVVFLIVAVTLALAVRRSNDLLIRHAAVERERGNLARYFSPNVVTELSKHDEPLKQVRTQDIAVLFVDIVGFTAFADVRSPDEVVRTLREFHGLMEQEVFRHDGTLDKYLGDGLMATFGTPFAGARDASNALRCAQAMIAAADGWNARRRASGESPMRVSFGLHYGPVVLGDIGHTCLEFAVIGATVNAASRLEGLTRTLDCALVASNDLVSRAKLELGGTAETFGSLIARDPQAIRGLERPIAIWTQPRA, from the coding sequence ATGCTCGTCGAGCGCCTCGGCTCGTCTGCCGCGCTGTCGCGGACGCGCAGCCAGCGTGATACCGAAACCGTTCAGTTTGCGCAGGCAGCCCTCGAAGCCGGCAAGAAGGAGGGCCTGCAACTGGCCGTGCGGGCGCGCTATGTCGCGCTGGCCGTCATCGCCTGCCTGCTGCTTGCCATCAACCCGGCATGGGACCAGCTCTATTACGTGGTGCTGCTTGGCCTGTTCGCACTGATCGGCTGGGCCCAGGTCAGGGTCGGGCGGGTCGGCGTGTCGCGGTCGGAGCTGGCACTTTTGTTCTGCGACCTGGCGCTTCTCACTTTCGTCATCGTCGTCCCGAACCCGTTCGGCACCACGCGCTGGCCGGTGGCGATGCAATACCATTTCGGCAACTTCATCTACTTCTTCGTGCTGCTTGCGGGCGCCACGCTGGCCTATTCCTGGCGAACCGTGATTGCGGTCGGAACCTGGACGGCAGCGCTCTGGGCGATCGGCGTAGCCTGGGTATGGTGGCAACCTGATCGCGATCCCGCACTGACCGCGCGCATTGCAGAGGCGGTGGGTAGCGATCACAGGCTCCTCGCGCTGATCTCGCCCACTGCGATCGGATTCGGCCTCCGCATCCAGGAAATCGTCGTCTTCCTGATCGTGGCCGTAACACTGGCGCTCGCGGTTCGCCGCAGCAATGACTTGTTGATTCGACACGCCGCGGTGGAGCGAGAGCGCGGCAACCTAGCGCGCTACTTCTCGCCCAATGTCGTCACGGAACTATCGAAGCACGACGAGCCATTGAAGCAGGTGCGCACGCAGGACATCGCGGTGCTGTTCGTGGACATCGTCGGCTTCACGGCCTTTGCCGATGTGCGCTCTCCGGACGAAGTGGTGCGGACGCTTCGCGAATTCCACGGATTGATGGAGCAGGAGGTATTCCGTCACGACGGCACGCTGGACAAATATCTGGGCGATGGATTGATGGCGACATTCGGCACGCCCTTCGCGGGCGCGCGCGACGCCAGCAACGCGCTGCGCTGTGCCCAGGCCATGATTGCGGCAGCGGACGGCTGGAATGCACGGCGAAGGGCATCCGGCGAATCGCCGATGCGCGTCAGCTTCGGCCTGCATTACGGACCGGTGGTGCTCGGCGATATCGGGCACACCTGCCTGGAATTTGCCGTGATCGGTGCGACCGTCAATGCGGCGAGCCGACTGGAAGGGCTGACCCGCACGCTCGACTGCGCGCTGGTCGCAAGCAATGATCTCGTCAGTCGCGCCAAGCTGGAGCTCGGTGGCACGGCCGAGACATTTGGCTCGCTGATCGCCCGCGATCCCCAAGCGATTCGCGGGCTCGAGCGGCCGATCGCGATCTGGACCCAGCCGCGCGCTTGA
- a CDS encoding response regulator transcription factor, with protein MTPDRSLIVVEDDEGFARTLKRSFERRGYEVVLAASIEDVRKVLEDRSFGYAVVDLKLGGASGLACVELLHTHDEEMLIVVLTGFASISTAVEAIKLGACHYLAKPSNTDDIEAAFTKAEGNAEVALDVRPTSIKTLEWERIHQTLIETDFNISEAARRLGMHRRTLARKLEKRPVK; from the coding sequence TTGACGCCTGACCGTTCGCTCATCGTCGTCGAGGACGACGAAGGCTTTGCGCGCACGCTGAAGCGCTCGTTCGAACGCCGTGGCTATGAGGTCGTGCTCGCTGCTTCCATCGAGGATGTCAGGAAGGTTCTGGAGGACCGATCGTTCGGCTACGCCGTGGTCGACCTCAAGCTCGGCGGCGCCTCTGGGCTAGCGTGCGTCGAGCTGCTGCATACCCACGATGAGGAGATGCTGATCGTGGTGCTGACGGGCTTCGCCAGCATTTCGACCGCGGTCGAGGCCATCAAGTTAGGAGCCTGCCACTATCTCGCAAAGCCCTCCAACACCGACGACATCGAAGCCGCCTTCACCAAGGCCGAGGGCAACGCCGAGGTCGCGCTGGATGTCCGGCCGACCTCGATCAAGACGCTGGAATGGGAACGCATCCACCAGACGCTGATCGAGACCGATTTCAATATTTCGGAAGCGGCGAGGCGACTGGGGATGCACCGACGCACCCTGGCACGGAAGCTCGAGAAGCGGCCGGTGAAGTGA